In Kangiella koreensis DSM 16069, a single window of DNA contains:
- the aroK gene encoding shikimate kinase AroK produces MKGKRNIFLVGPMGAGKTTIGKQLAEILKLEFVDSDHELEERTGAPIDWIFDIEGEDGFRQREEVVLEELTQRQGIVLATGGGAIVSDKSRNFLAARGVVVYLETSIEQQLERTRRDKRRPLIQNDNPRETLEALMKEREPLYLEIADLTVATNISSVKSVAKEIVELMEQPIA; encoded by the coding sequence ATGAAAGGTAAGCGCAATATCTTTTTAGTGGGCCCGATGGGTGCCGGTAAAACTACAATTGGCAAGCAATTAGCCGAGATTTTGAAGCTGGAGTTTGTGGATAGTGACCATGAACTTGAGGAACGCACCGGTGCGCCTATTGACTGGATCTTTGATATAGAGGGCGAGGATGGCTTTCGTCAAAGAGAAGAGGTCGTATTGGAAGAGTTAACACAGCGTCAAGGCATTGTGTTAGCTACCGGTGGTGGTGCTATAGTTTCAGATAAAAGTCGAAACTTTCTAGCTGCAAGAGGCGTGGTGGTTTACCTAGAAACCTCTATTGAGCAACAATTAGAAAGAACCCGACGTGATAAAAGACGACCATTGATTCAAAACGATAATCCACGCGAAACATTAGAGGCATTAATGAAAGAGCGTGAGCCACTGTATTTGGAAATTGCAGATTTAACCGTTGCAACCAATATCAGCTCTGTTAAG